A single region of the Austwickia chelonae genome encodes:
- a CDS encoding FG-GAP-like repeat-containing protein, whose translation MWLRRLTPLIGGVLCAPLFVVLPMELSVATPSPHPVQGTESESAMVDPTPDVSSSPRVSSQELGEARKQLSTDSAGAKDLPATGVSVLKTTGSATANPQLAAVAVTWDRGTAGQSVPQIRTKKSGSWGAWETMTVDDGSGPDADRASLKAKSRQGSELYMVSGASEVQARIIGAPGKAPSDPRLTVIDPGRSAADETVGTAQVGAANAVAPRPNIYTRAQWGADESWRTGTPQSNNPRGIVIHHTADTNNYSAAMVPGMLRSMYRYATKTLGWDDIAYNFIIDRWGRIWQGRAWLYPDQPVFPAAQLSNNDRAVGVSMLGNYESEVLSSAARNSLVSLLAWKSSLHGINPSGSLMMYNNKTGRNEWMSAINSHRDHYYTACPGANLYPLVPAIRREVIARVAASSGGGGGGGASQPVKPATSVFRDFDGMSDSDILGRDAQSRLTLSSPDGKGNMTAMELIGGPGWGSFDMVSIVGDWDGDGALDVVARHPRTADLWLYPGNGQGGFLTARVIGRGWNDMQTIVAPGDWDGDGKPDLIGVNRVNGKMYFYGGNGKGGFAKASVAIGQGWGGIKSFAGVGDWKGDGKPALAGVTFDGLGVMYYGSGKGTFAGQENQPGSWGAFSALVGISNAYGDKKAGILGVTPEGKASFGTRSENGTVSWKGIGRSYAGYHVYAG comes from the coding sequence GTGTGGTTGCGACGTCTGACCCCTTTGATCGGAGGCGTGCTGTGCGCGCCTCTGTTCGTCGTCCTTCCCATGGAACTCAGCGTGGCCACGCCGAGCCCGCACCCTGTTCAGGGCACGGAGTCCGAATCGGCGATGGTCGACCCCACCCCGGACGTGTCCTCATCGCCGCGGGTCTCTTCCCAGGAACTCGGTGAGGCGCGCAAACAGCTGTCCACTGATTCAGCAGGCGCCAAGGATCTCCCTGCGACGGGGGTGTCTGTTTTGAAGACCACCGGGTCGGCGACGGCCAACCCGCAGCTCGCTGCGGTGGCGGTGACCTGGGACCGGGGGACAGCGGGCCAGTCGGTGCCGCAGATCCGGACGAAGAAGAGCGGATCCTGGGGCGCCTGGGAGACCATGACGGTTGACGACGGATCAGGTCCGGATGCGGACCGGGCCAGCTTGAAGGCCAAGAGCAGACAGGGCAGTGAGCTCTACATGGTCTCCGGCGCCAGCGAGGTGCAGGCTCGGATCATCGGTGCGCCGGGGAAAGCGCCGAGCGATCCCAGGCTGACCGTGATCGACCCCGGTCGCTCAGCAGCTGATGAGACCGTGGGCACGGCCCAGGTGGGTGCGGCCAATGCGGTGGCTCCACGGCCGAATATCTACACCCGGGCACAGTGGGGCGCGGACGAGTCCTGGCGTACCGGGACCCCGCAGAGCAACAACCCCCGGGGCATCGTCATCCACCACACGGCGGACACCAACAACTACTCCGCTGCGATGGTGCCGGGCATGTTGCGGTCGATGTACCGCTATGCCACGAAGACCCTCGGTTGGGATGACATCGCCTACAACTTCATCATCGACCGTTGGGGCCGGATCTGGCAGGGACGTGCCTGGCTCTACCCGGACCAGCCGGTCTTCCCCGCAGCACAGCTGAGCAACAACGACCGTGCCGTCGGGGTCTCGATGTTGGGCAACTATGAGAGTGAAGTGCTCTCCTCAGCGGCCCGGAACTCCTTGGTGAGCCTGTTGGCCTGGAAGTCGAGCTTGCACGGCATCAATCCCAGCGGGTCACTGATGATGTACAACAACAAGACCGGGCGAAACGAGTGGATGTCGGCGATCAACAGTCACCGGGACCACTACTACACGGCATGTCCAGGTGCGAATCTCTACCCGTTGGTGCCGGCGATACGACGTGAGGTGATCGCACGGGTCGCAGCCTCCTCCGGCGGTGGTGGCGGTGGCGGGGCGAGCCAACCGGTGAAGCCGGCGACCTCGGTCTTCCGTGATTTCGACGGGATGTCCGATTCGGACATCCTCGGCCGGGATGCCCAGAGCAGGTTGACGCTGTCCAGCCCGGACGGCAAGGGCAATATGACGGCGATGGAGCTCATCGGCGGGCCCGGCTGGGGCTCCTTCGACATGGTGTCCATCGTGGGCGACTGGGATGGTGACGGCGCCCTGGACGTGGTGGCGCGGCACCCACGTACCGCCGATCTGTGGTTGTACCCCGGGAATGGTCAGGGTGGTTTCCTGACGGCGCGGGTGATCGGGCGAGGGTGGAACGACATGCAGACCATCGTCGCGCCGGGGGACTGGGACGGGGACGGAAAACCGGACCTGATCGGGGTCAACCGGGTCAACGGAAAGATGTATTTCTACGGGGGCAATGGCAAAGGCGGATTCGCCAAGGCCAGTGTCGCTATCGGTCAGGGCTGGGGAGGGATCAAATCCTTCGCCGGTGTCGGTGATTGGAAAGGTGATGGCAAGCCTGCCTTGGCCGGGGTGACCTTCGATGGCCTGGGAGTAATGTATTACGGCTCAGGCAAGGGCACTTTCGCTGGTCAGGAGAATCAGCCAGGATCCTGGGGTGCATTCTCCGCTCTCGTGGGTATCAGCAATGCTTATGGCGACAAGAAGGCCGGAATTCTCGGGGTGACACCTGAGGGGAAGGCCTCCTTCGGGACAAGGTCGGAGAATGGCACGGTGAGCTGGAAGGGCATCGGCCGCTCCTACGCCGGATACCACGTCTACGCAGGCTGA
- the ord gene encoding 2,4-diaminopentanoate dehydrogenase yields MSTIRVVQWGLGAMGSGMARLILDKEGLELVGGIDTRPAYVGRDLGEVLGADRELGIKVTDDPGSVLHRGSVDCVVIATTSWVSEQMDDLRTILRSGINCVSIAEEMASPEAQNPELAAELDDLAKAHGVTLLGTGVNPGLSMDLLVVALTAGCHQVTSVEARRVNDLSPYGPTVMRTQGVGLTPEEFAEGVENGSVDGHIGFPESARMISDALGLGIDRIEQRREAIVSTVRRETPHVVVEPGMVAGCKQTLLGYRGAELVLTLVHPQQVLPELEGQGTGDYITIKGVPEINMQITPEYAGGTATKGIAVNSIPRVVEAAPGLKNMLDLPVPAALMGATAYRRRV; encoded by the coding sequence ATGTCCACCATTCGCGTCGTGCAGTGGGGCCTCGGAGCCATGGGTAGCGGGATGGCCCGTCTGATCCTCGACAAAGAAGGGCTCGAACTCGTCGGGGGAATCGACACCCGGCCCGCATACGTCGGACGTGACCTCGGCGAGGTTCTCGGCGCAGACCGCGAACTCGGCATCAAGGTTACCGACGACCCCGGCAGCGTGCTGCACCGTGGCTCGGTCGACTGCGTCGTCATCGCCACCACATCCTGGGTGTCCGAGCAGATGGACGACCTGCGGACCATATTGCGCTCAGGGATCAACTGCGTCTCCATCGCCGAAGAAATGGCCTCGCCAGAGGCACAGAACCCCGAACTCGCCGCTGAGCTGGACGATCTCGCCAAAGCTCACGGAGTGACCCTGCTGGGCACCGGAGTGAACCCCGGCCTCTCCATGGACCTACTGGTCGTCGCGCTGACCGCAGGATGCCACCAGGTCACCTCGGTCGAAGCTCGTAGGGTCAACGACCTCTCCCCGTACGGGCCCACCGTGATGCGCACCCAAGGCGTCGGACTCACCCCCGAAGAATTCGCCGAAGGCGTCGAGAACGGCAGCGTCGACGGACACATCGGCTTCCCCGAATCGGCCCGGATGATCTCCGACGCCCTTGGCCTGGGGATCGACCGGATCGAACAACGCCGAGAAGCCATCGTGTCCACCGTCCGTCGTGAAACGCCCCATGTCGTCGTGGAACCAGGCATGGTCGCCGGCTGTAAACAAACCCTCCTGGGCTACCGCGGCGCCGAACTCGTCCTCACCCTCGTCCACCCCCAACAGGTGCTCCCCGAACTCGAAGGGCAAGGCACCGGCGACTACATCACCATCAAAGGCGTCCCGGAGATCAACATGCAGATCACCCCCGAATATGCCGGGGGAACCGCCACCAAGGGCATCGCCGTCAACTCCATCCCGCGTGTCGTCGAGGCCGCACCGGGTCTGAAGAACATGCTCGACCTACCGGTCCCCGCCGCACTCATGGGTGCCACGGCCTACCGACGTCGCGTCTGA
- a CDS encoding amino acid permease has product MGDQNEVSSSTPERGLVRGLSLRHIQFIALGSAIGTGLFYGSAEAIAKAGPAVIITYLIGGAAVFMVMRALGEMAVRHPVPGSFGQYAARYLGPFAGFVTGWSFAFEMIVVAVADVTAFGMYMSFWFPHTPQWIWVCSVILFIGAVNTRKIKVFGELEFWLTIVKVGAIIAMILGGIALMVKGVSFAPGVDVGPENLTSHGGFAPHGIGGVLAALTIVMFAFGGVESVGITAGEADDPKRAIPKAVNSVPVRILLFYVCTMVVIMSLVPWNQINNKASPFVQIFSALGVPAAASVLNVVVISAALSAINSDTFAAGRMLYGLAQQGQAPKAFASVSRHGVPWLTVIVMCVALLLAAVLNALMPEDVFRTIASIATFATVWVWIMILLSHIAMRREIAAQGRAASEFPVPFWPVASYAAVAFMAFVIVMLGWFPDTRVALVVGLVWMLFLLVAYRVWVREDGRAQPELVDETGTEGTSAATTPPSASTSGGAVGA; this is encoded by the coding sequence ATGGGCGATCAGAACGAGGTCAGCAGTTCCACACCCGAAAGGGGCCTCGTCCGCGGGCTGTCCCTGCGCCATATCCAGTTCATCGCCCTCGGATCAGCCATCGGCACCGGCTTGTTCTACGGTTCGGCCGAAGCGATCGCCAAAGCCGGTCCCGCAGTGATCATCACCTATCTCATCGGCGGCGCCGCCGTCTTCATGGTGATGCGAGCGCTGGGCGAGATGGCTGTACGTCACCCGGTGCCCGGTTCTTTCGGCCAGTACGCGGCCCGCTACCTCGGGCCGTTCGCCGGATTCGTCACCGGATGGTCCTTCGCCTTCGAAATGATCGTGGTCGCCGTCGCCGATGTCACCGCCTTCGGCATGTACATGAGTTTCTGGTTCCCCCACACCCCTCAGTGGATCTGGGTGTGCTCCGTGATCCTGTTCATCGGCGCGGTGAACACCCGGAAGATCAAGGTCTTCGGCGAACTCGAGTTCTGGCTGACGATCGTGAAGGTCGGCGCGATCATCGCGATGATTCTGGGCGGTATCGCGCTGATGGTCAAAGGGGTGAGTTTCGCGCCCGGCGTCGACGTGGGCCCGGAGAACCTGACTTCCCACGGCGGGTTCGCACCCCATGGCATCGGAGGTGTCCTCGCTGCGCTGACCATTGTCATGTTCGCCTTCGGTGGAGTCGAGAGCGTCGGCATCACCGCGGGTGAGGCCGATGACCCCAAACGTGCTATTCCCAAGGCCGTGAACTCGGTGCCGGTGCGCATCCTGCTCTTCTACGTGTGCACGATGGTCGTCATCATGTCGCTGGTCCCCTGGAACCAGATCAACAACAAGGCCAGCCCGTTCGTACAGATCTTCAGCGCATTGGGGGTTCCCGCAGCCGCCAGCGTCCTCAACGTCGTGGTCATCTCGGCTGCGCTGTCTGCGATCAACTCCGATACCTTCGCAGCCGGCCGCATGTTGTACGGGCTCGCACAGCAAGGACAGGCACCCAAGGCTTTCGCCTCGGTCTCCCGTCACGGAGTTCCCTGGCTGACCGTGATCGTGATGTGTGTCGCGCTGCTTCTCGCGGCCGTGTTGAACGCGCTCATGCCCGAGGACGTTTTCCGGACGATCGCTTCCATCGCGACCTTCGCCACCGTCTGGGTGTGGATCATGATTTTGCTGTCGCACATCGCGATGCGGCGGGAGATCGCCGCGCAGGGGCGCGCCGCCTCGGAGTTCCCGGTTCCGTTCTGGCCGGTGGCTTCCTACGCAGCAGTTGCTTTCATGGCTTTCGTCATCGTGATGCTCGGCTGGTTCCCCGACACCCGGGTCGCTTTGGTCGTCGGACTCGTCTGGATGCTCTTCCTGCTCGTGGCCTACCGGGTGTGGGTACGTGAGGACGGACGGGCCCAGCCCGAGCTCGTCGACGAGACCGGCACGGAGGGGACCTCGGCGGCGACGACCCCTCCGTCGGCATCAACCAGCGGTGGGGCAGTGGGTGCCTGA
- the oraS gene encoding D-ornithine 4,5-aminomutase subunit OraS, whose translation MTARMAAYEARRAEFSGLSDDELKERFWQLAGELVTPMVELARTHTSPSIERSVLLRMGIDSVSSHAVIDRIADAGLLGKGAGHVLVRLAHRENIDLRTAARLITEDGSCLNGLFPTAGGTR comes from the coding sequence ATGACTGCCCGGATGGCTGCCTACGAGGCACGTCGTGCCGAGTTCTCCGGCCTGAGCGATGACGAACTCAAAGAACGTTTCTGGCAACTTGCCGGTGAACTCGTCACTCCCATGGTCGAACTGGCCCGGACGCACACCAGCCCGTCGATCGAACGTTCCGTGCTCCTACGGATGGGGATCGACAGCGTCAGCAGCCACGCCGTCATCGACCGGATCGCCGACGCCGGACTCCTCGGGAAGGGCGCAGGCCACGTGCTGGTACGCCTCGCCCACCGCGAAAACATCGACCTGCGCACCGCCGCCCGGCTCATCACCGAGGACGGAAGCTGCCTGAACGGCCTGTTCCCCACCGCAGGAGGCACCCGATGA
- a CDS encoding nitric-oxide reductase large subunit, whose protein sequence is MDAATPLQGEPDSIPDPSGRRWRNSRLKNQDLRWWAALVLVVLGSFAVLLWMGTQINAAKPPLPTKVVSQDGRTLLEHEDIVKGQQVWQSLGGQQIGSVWGHGAYVAPDWTADWLHREATGILDTWAKDAGADTYADLPATKQGELKARLKETIRTNTYQADTGVITLSPERIAALEANTRYYSSIFADGHERYAIPKGTLNDAESARKMSAFFWWTSWSASTNAPEKTATYTQNWPHEPLIDNVPPADNIMWSLLSIVLLLIGISGMVYYHGANFHEDEEDVVDRVPDSDPLLGYQPTPSQRATLKYFFAVGLLFMLQIGCGIISAHYGVEGGALFGIPIDQILPYAVVRTWHTQLGILWIATAWLATGLYIAPAVGGKEPAYQKLGVNILFVALLLVTFGSMIGEWLSIMGKLGYGSELSFWVGTQGYEYVDLGRAFQIGLFIGLFLWFALMCRAIYPALRRSSDEGTLHATEEAPLAAGNQRSLVIMLLVSCFAIASFYGAAFGMQRSSHLSIAEYWRWWVVHLWVEGFFEVFATAVIAFLFVRLGLLRSAAATTATLASTVIFLLGGIIGTAHHLYFSGSPTVVLALGACFSALEVVPLALVGFEAIRHMALLKVREWVAGYKWAIYFFVSVSFWNMLGAGVFGFLINPPISLFYVQGLNLTPLHGHTALFGVYGMLGIGLMLFCVRSLMPGREWNERWIKIGFWCLNGGLLAMALVSLLPLGLAQAWASIEHGLWYARSDTFLYTPVLTFIRWLRVPGDVIFSIGAAAIGVFMVGLITGHSLKDGRERVVPGSSVAQSEETGTGR, encoded by the coding sequence ATGGATGCCGCCACTCCGCTTCAGGGAGAACCCGACTCGATCCCCGACCCCTCCGGACGCCGATGGCGAAACTCTCGCCTCAAGAACCAGGACCTCCGCTGGTGGGCCGCACTCGTCCTGGTCGTCCTCGGATCCTTCGCCGTGTTGTTGTGGATGGGCACCCAGATCAACGCTGCCAAGCCGCCACTGCCCACCAAGGTCGTCTCCCAGGACGGCCGGACCCTCCTCGAACACGAGGACATCGTCAAAGGTCAGCAGGTCTGGCAATCCCTGGGCGGACAACAGATCGGCTCCGTCTGGGGGCACGGCGCCTATGTAGCCCCTGACTGGACCGCCGACTGGTTGCACCGCGAAGCCACCGGCATTCTCGACACGTGGGCCAAGGACGCCGGCGCCGACACCTACGCTGATCTGCCCGCCACGAAACAGGGTGAGCTCAAGGCCAGGCTCAAGGAAACAATCCGCACCAACACCTATCAGGCGGACACCGGCGTCATCACCCTGTCGCCCGAACGCATCGCCGCTCTCGAGGCCAACACCCGTTACTACTCGTCCATCTTCGCCGACGGGCACGAGCGCTACGCCATCCCCAAGGGCACCCTGAACGATGCCGAGAGCGCCCGCAAGATGAGCGCCTTCTTCTGGTGGACCAGTTGGTCCGCCTCCACGAATGCTCCCGAGAAGACCGCCACGTACACCCAGAACTGGCCGCACGAACCCCTCATCGACAATGTGCCGCCCGCCGACAACATCATGTGGAGCCTGCTGTCCATCGTGCTCCTGCTGATCGGCATTTCCGGGATGGTCTACTACCACGGCGCCAACTTCCACGAGGACGAAGAGGACGTCGTCGACCGGGTTCCCGACAGTGATCCCCTCCTCGGCTACCAGCCCACCCCTTCCCAACGGGCCACCCTGAAATACTTCTTCGCCGTCGGGCTGCTCTTCATGCTGCAGATCGGCTGCGGCATCATCAGCGCCCACTACGGCGTCGAAGGCGGGGCGCTCTTCGGGATCCCGATCGACCAGATCCTGCCCTATGCGGTCGTCCGCACCTGGCACACCCAACTCGGTATCTTGTGGATCGCCACCGCCTGGCTCGCCACCGGTCTCTACATCGCCCCCGCTGTCGGTGGCAAGGAACCGGCGTATCAGAAGCTCGGGGTGAATATCCTCTTCGTCGCTCTCCTCCTGGTCACCTTCGGCTCCATGATCGGCGAATGGCTTTCCATCATGGGCAAACTGGGCTACGGCAGTGAGCTGAGCTTCTGGGTCGGCACCCAAGGCTACGAGTACGTCGACCTGGGCCGGGCCTTCCAGATCGGACTGTTCATCGGGCTCTTCCTCTGGTTCGCCCTCATGTGCCGCGCCATCTACCCGGCGCTGCGCCGCAGCTCCGACGAAGGCACCCTGCACGCCACCGAGGAAGCCCCTCTCGCCGCCGGTAACCAGCGCTCCCTGGTGATCATGCTGCTGGTCAGCTGCTTCGCCATCGCCAGCTTCTACGGTGCCGCCTTCGGAATGCAACGCTCCAGCCATTTGTCCATCGCCGAGTACTGGCGTTGGTGGGTCGTCCACCTGTGGGTCGAAGGCTTCTTCGAGGTCTTCGCCACTGCCGTCATCGCTTTCCTGTTCGTCCGACTCGGGTTGTTGAGGTCCGCGGCAGCCACGACCGCGACCCTGGCCTCCACGGTGATCTTCCTGCTCGGCGGGATCATCGGCACCGCCCACCACCTCTACTTCAGCGGTAGTCCCACCGTCGTCCTCGCTCTCGGCGCCTGCTTCAGCGCGTTGGAGGTGGTGCCGCTGGCGCTGGTCGGTTTCGAAGCCATCCGGCACATGGCCCTGTTGAAGGTCCGCGAATGGGTGGCCGGCTACAAATGGGCGATCTACTTCTTCGTATCGGTGTCCTTCTGGAACATGCTCGGCGCCGGGGTCTTCGGCTTCCTCATCAACCCGCCGATCTCCCTGTTCTACGTCCAGGGGCTCAACCTGACTCCGCTGCACGGGCACACTGCGCTCTTTGGCGTCTACGGGATGCTCGGCATCGGGCTGATGCTCTTCTGCGTCCGCTCACTCATGCCCGGTAGGGAATGGAACGAACGCTGGATCAAGATCGGCTTCTGGTGTCTCAACGGCGGCCTGCTTGCCATGGCCTTGGTCTCGCTGTTGCCCCTGGGGCTCGCCCAGGCCTGGGCTTCCATCGAGCACGGGCTCTGGTACGCCCGCAGCGACACCTTCCTCTACACCCCGGTACTGACCTTCATCCGTTGGCTCCGGGTCCCCGGCGACGTCATCTTCTCGATCGGCGCTGCCGCCATCGGTGTCTTCATGGTGGGCCTGATCACCGGCCACTCCTTGAAGGACGGTCGAGAGCGAGTCGTCCCCGGATCGAGCGTCGCCCAGTCAGAAGAGACCGGAACGGGTCGATGA
- a CDS encoding cation diffusion facilitator family transporter: MAIFIALATIGLKTGAYVVTGSVGLLSDAAESVVNLVAAIVALVALKVSSRPADESHHFGHAKAEYFSAAVEGGMIVVAACFIVVTAVRRFLDPQPLENVGVGLAVSVLASVLNGATAMVLIRAGRKYRSLTLIADGKHLMTDVWTSVGVVGGVLLVGLTGWERLDPIVAMAVGINIIVTGYQLLHSSVDGLMDRSWPAEENTRFASVFAEFTSDQVKFHALRTREAGHQRFAEVHVLVPGEWTVQRGHNLVEEVESRVHRDFPDVQIICHLEPLEDPRSYGDYPTEVAIVERSRGSGTHCPTAG; the protein is encoded by the coding sequence CTGGCCATCTTCATCGCCTTAGCCACGATTGGCCTGAAAACCGGAGCCTATGTGGTGACAGGCTCAGTGGGTCTTCTTTCTGACGCTGCAGAATCTGTGGTCAATCTGGTCGCTGCCATCGTGGCGCTGGTCGCGTTGAAAGTATCGTCCAGGCCGGCCGATGAAAGTCATCATTTCGGCCATGCGAAGGCTGAATATTTCTCGGCCGCCGTTGAGGGCGGAATGATCGTGGTGGCGGCGTGCTTCATCGTCGTCACCGCGGTACGTCGTTTCCTGGACCCTCAGCCTCTGGAGAACGTGGGGGTCGGGCTGGCGGTGAGCGTCCTCGCTTCGGTCCTGAACGGGGCCACCGCGATGGTCCTCATCCGAGCCGGGCGGAAGTACCGCTCGCTGACCTTGATCGCCGACGGCAAGCATCTGATGACCGATGTGTGGACCTCGGTCGGTGTCGTCGGTGGTGTCTTGCTCGTGGGACTGACCGGATGGGAGCGCCTCGACCCGATCGTCGCGATGGCGGTGGGGATCAACATCATCGTCACCGGGTACCAGCTGCTGCACTCCTCCGTGGACGGGCTGATGGACCGGTCCTGGCCTGCCGAGGAAAACACCCGTTTTGCCTCGGTCTTCGCCGAGTTCACCAGCGATCAGGTGAAATTCCACGCACTACGTACTCGGGAGGCCGGACATCAACGTTTCGCCGAGGTCCACGTCCTGGTTCCGGGGGAGTGGACGGTCCAGCGCGGACACAACCTGGTGGAAGAGGTCGAGTCCCGGGTCCACCGAGATTTCCCGGACGTACAGATCATCTGCCATCTCGAGCCCTTGGAAGATCCTCGGTCGTACGGCGACTATCCGACCGAGGTAGCCATCGTCGAACGCAGCAGAGGGTCAGGCACCCACTGCCCCACCGCTGGTTGA
- a CDS encoding helix-turn-helix transcriptional regulator, with translation MNGMTGTAGPASPTPNTAVARALGDPTRAAIHDFIRDAPHPVTIAEITERLRLNHNGIRRHLGKLRDAGLVLESREPPSGRGRPGLLYTTAPNPEGLSSAGAHAELARMLLRMITTGQDPLTVGREAGQRIAAELRSATSTTDTTATREELTAALETAARRMGFDPTGEATANGIDIVLRRCPFAVEAELSPETICLLHRGIAEGISNSLRPGGTVLLTVVDPRRGGCRIAM, from the coding sequence ATGAACGGCATGACAGGTACCGCCGGTCCCGCTTCGCCGACGCCGAACACCGCCGTCGCCCGCGCCCTGGGCGATCCCACCCGCGCCGCCATCCACGACTTCATCCGGGACGCCCCTCATCCGGTGACCATCGCGGAGATCACCGAACGACTCAGGCTCAATCACAACGGGATCCGCCGCCACCTCGGCAAACTGCGTGATGCCGGGCTCGTACTGGAGAGCAGGGAGCCCCCCAGCGGGCGAGGACGCCCTGGGCTGCTCTACACCACCGCACCCAACCCCGAAGGGCTCTCCTCCGCCGGAGCCCATGCCGAACTCGCCCGGATGCTCCTGCGCATGATCACCACCGGGCAGGACCCGCTCACCGTCGGCCGAGAAGCCGGGCAACGGATCGCCGCCGAGCTGCGATCCGCCACATCGACGACCGACACCACCGCTACCCGCGAGGAACTCACTGCGGCCCTGGAGACCGCAGCCCGCCGTATGGGATTCGACCCCACCGGAGAAGCCACGGCGAACGGCATCGACATCGTCCTCCGACGATGCCCCTTCGCCGTGGAGGCCGAACTCTCCCCCGAGACCATCTGTCTTCTGCACCGCGGCATCGCCGAAGGGATCAGCAATAGCCTCCGACCAGGGGGAACCGTGCTGCTCACCGTCGTCGACCCTCGTCGCGGCGGATGCCGAATCGCCATGTGA